In Streptomyces sp. NBC_00306, a single genomic region encodes these proteins:
- a CDS encoding enoyl-CoA hydratase family protein, which yields MGVSTTSPEKGISRVTADFPPVNALPVQGWYDLADAVRAAGRDPATRCVVLTAAGRGFNAGVDIKEMQRDPGHDTLIGANRGCYEAFAAVYECEVPVVAAVHGHCLGGGIGLIGNADAIVASDDATFGLPELDRGALGAATHLARLVPQHLMRALYYTSRTATAAELHHHGSVWKVVPRGELQDTAVELAREIARKDGTLIRLAKAAINGIDPVDVRRSYRFEQGFTFEAGLSGVADRVRDTFGKEPQP from the coding sequence ATGGGTGTCTCCACCACAAGCCCCGAGAAGGGCATCTCACGCGTCACGGCCGACTTCCCACCCGTCAACGCCCTTCCCGTGCAGGGCTGGTACGACCTCGCGGACGCCGTCCGCGCCGCGGGCCGGGACCCCGCGACCCGCTGTGTGGTGCTGACCGCCGCCGGCCGCGGGTTCAACGCCGGCGTCGACATCAAGGAGATGCAGCGCGACCCCGGGCACGACACCCTGATCGGCGCCAACCGCGGCTGCTACGAGGCCTTCGCCGCCGTGTACGAGTGCGAGGTGCCCGTCGTCGCCGCGGTGCACGGTCACTGCCTCGGCGGCGGCATCGGACTGATCGGCAACGCGGACGCGATCGTCGCCTCGGACGACGCCACGTTCGGGCTGCCGGAGCTCGACCGCGGCGCGCTCGGCGCCGCCACCCATCTCGCCCGCCTGGTTCCGCAGCATCTGATGCGCGCCCTGTACTACACCTCGCGCACCGCGACGGCCGCCGAACTGCACCACCACGGCTCCGTCTGGAAGGTCGTGCCGCGCGGCGAACTCCAGGACACGGCGGTGGAGTTGGCCCGGGAGATCGCCCGCAAGGACGGCACCCTCATCCGGCTGGCCAAGGCGGCGATCAACGGCATCGATCCCGTCGACGTACGCCGCAGCTACCGCTTCGAGCAGGGCTTCACCTTCGAGGCGGGTCTCAGCGGTGTCGCCGACCGCGTCCGCGACACCTTCGGGAAGGAACCGCAGCCGTGA